A region from the Acyrthosiphon pisum isolate AL4f chromosome A1, pea_aphid_22Mar2018_4r6ur, whole genome shotgun sequence genome encodes:
- the LOC100569014 gene encoding uncharacterized protein LOC100569014 isoform X1, which yields MSVHASLVFTILVIVLVNPITATDEIYISPFIYDVQNNTDTVIHIKGLVSTVDTIKSITCNVMDLDSQIIMKTDINLSDTFTILARFENPTTLGAFKIQCSKFSSLMNFNGNFLLVNSLHLIIGNVEPNTIKLGESVSFKLEIFNLSEPVPLLCHLTDGEDYIILPTNSINGNKLSTWITCPEYKLNRAAEYQITVVYSTDAIDAMLSSNNFKVVTVQADRTKVLKSGFTKDLRTIWFQFDQNVEGPDSCEVIFTPITLNQIGHDAVCWFSSDHLTVLLGNVKTIKDNKLHIQFSSNNNIRSYRSWPNLSTAMLNIEITVPIIPSEVTLPVYWLNGPRQFCNVDDGVILGTQSSDQPVYDCTGSQVISVSTSGSPMLRFSPILSFNDLSNSAHMSIDESSQRSSLVRNSVRGLVIMINQKNFTNSICLNSALMLPYVEYTLELSGTNILNQSGLKSQFKFKLIEIHGIKSKPKLKIMALPIIAIGSEAIFETMLYPVCGDPIEDDYNNLQYSWYIITENSKYNIIGVNGPVLILDTKGLTRGNNYTIGCELHNDIVFLEKKTTAMAKDEIQFGIESFDAKTIIVPQQIVVGFGRSIHLKIRHQNYVTMRDIQYKWLCKTTNGDDCLIVGNYPALKEAMDEKSSSTSSELIIRELTLQPGRYYFVVQISLGGVTIDSAVSVVVVTYESGPHIMFYWPDGDFSPSTIPGSSIVMAATVSLLTANCLTTWTTSSDSGYSYLTSKYMGGKNKVIREFMPGRNETFSRDIRIAVTLPNKINQNTDYLLKLNVHCASLKHSMFGVVPVSIVAPPRPFKLEVTPKEGIGIFTKFKFYTDTAYDRKSSHPIRYSFGFYLPIFTSVPIYFYTSTFRLQTETILPSINLDTISRIKTILKVCNVYDSCSTIEGPEISVHHPTQVSDEDITFFVQKYSRMLMKQMLTESEAYLFTYMTTLKTLKTEVYEKTSNELFNVISTHINNNIIESVSYGIEYIPFGLALLDSISRTFFVLPKFNNIIVSQSLVSLRDRIYARIIAYDNAPTSNSVNNMRYIIKNVNSNMHNIYSQTEINTEVVKSFLQISEIVILNKDDGPDGLNEKKKLIDSVENYAKHVCLTLNEEQEIYVGSLVGSFSVRQVSGVSSIEPYIVMPNCNSDFHKKCIKQKSKVMINKNIFLSHRTEFPLCFMGFHFYDDFFTQVYGNKGQFLKRHSGLYGFHIMKMNNRKSSYESVVSKPSNILNLIEIPLQSTTDTQLECRYWNGVLGWTNEGCKFLGVITKSSNQFATCECPAFKYYGIFSIDVTNILFDNSVSDSTHNTVVYDNKNKNQFFNNSSITQRSLSDICVAFKVNGDPADLYDQNLRDLENSLSRQLTEKIISLSSVLKELKLIMSEPMYITLHLIQNVNITTDESIHDLVKKLADGSLIVYDLHRFRLYVPEQPLRIIQPRSLEFSETGKNIALFFAIFVAFLACFVFGSILFKRHQLLTEISDVQQNVRKIDPIRRPKYKKLESTELIEQNTSSEQRFRHFNNNVELSDSGITLHSDRTQINLLQQLH from the exons atgtctgttCATGCATCattagtttttactattttagtaatagtattag tcAACCCTATAACAGCGActgatgaaatatatatatcaccATTCATCTATGACGTACAAAATAATACTGATACAGTAATTCATATAAAAGGATTGGTATCTACAGTGGACACGATAAAATCAATTACATGCAATGTAATGGATTTGGATTCCCAAATCATTatg AAAACTGATATAAATTTAAGTGACACGTTTACGATATTGGCACGATTCGAAAATCCAACAACTTTAGGTGCTTTTAAGATACAATGTTCAAAATTCAGTTCCCTTATGAACTTTAACGGTAATTTTTTACTTGTTAATAGTCTACATTTGATAATCGGAAACGTTGAAccaaatacaataaaactagGAGAAAGTGTTTCA TTCAAACTGGAAATATTTAACTTGAGTGAGCCTGTTCCTTTATTATGTCATTTAACTGATGGAGaagattatataattttaccaacAAACTCGATCAATGGAAATAAACTTTCCACATGGATTACATGCCCTGAATATAAACTTAATAGAGCCGCTGAATACCAAATAACAGTAGTATATTCAACGGATGCAATTGATGCAATGTTAAG TTCGAACAACTTTAAAGTAGTGACGGTTCAGGCCGATCGTACAAAGGTACTGAAATCTGGATTTACTAAAGATTTGAGAACTATTTGGTTTCAATTTGATCAAAATGTAGAAGGGCCAGATTCGTGTGAGGTCATATTCACGCCAATCACATTAAATCAAATCGGCCACG atgCTGTTTGTTGGTTTTCTTCAGATCATTTAACAGTACTCCTTGGAAATGTGAAAACCATTAAAGATAACAAACTTCatattcaattttcttcaaacaataatataaggaGTTACCGGTCGTGGCCGAATTTGAGTACAGCtatgttaaatattgaaataactgTACCAATAATTCCTTCTGAG GTTACATTGCCGGTATATTGGCTGAACGGACCTCGACAATTCTGTAATGTTGACGATGGCGTCATCCTTGGAACTCAATCTTCCGATCAACCTGTATATGATTGTACTGGTTCTCAAGTCATAAGTGTGTCTACATCTGGTTCACCTATGCTCAGGTTTAGTCCAATATTAAGCTTTAATGACCTATCAAACTCTGCACACATGTCAATAGACGAGTCTTCACAGCGATCATCTTTAGTGAGGAACAGTGTCAGAGGTCTTGTGATaatgataaatcaaaaaaacttCACAAATAGTATTTGTTTAAACAGTGctttg ATGTTGCCGTACGTAGAATATACTTTAGAATTGTCgggaacaaatattttgaaccaaTCAGGCTTGAAAAgtcaattcaaattcaaattaatcGAAATCCATGGCATTAAATCCaaaccaaaattgaaaataatggcACTTCCAATCATTGCAATCGGATCTGAAGCTATATTTGAAACAATGTTATATCCAGTTTGCGGAGACCCAATCGAggacgattataataatttacaa TatagttggtatattataaccGAAAACAGTAAATACAATATCATCGGAGTGAATGGTCCAGTACTGATATTAGATACTAAAGGACTAACTCGAGGCAACAATTATACAATCGGTTGTGAATTGCATAATGACATCGTTttcctagaaaaaaaaactacagcAATGGCCAAG GATGAAATCCAATTTGGAATTGAATCATTTGatgcaaaaacaattattgtgcCACAGCAAATTGTGGTTGGGTTTGGTCGATCCATTCACTTAAAGATAAGACATCAAAATTATGTCACAATGAGAGATATACAA TATAAATGGCTTTGCAAAACAACTAATGGTGATGATTGTTTAATTGTTGGAAATTATCCTGCGCTAAAAGAAGCTATGGATGAAAAGTCATCATCAACATCGTCAGAATTAATAATCCGTGAATTAACATTGCAGCCAGGAag gtATTACTTTGTGGTTCAAATATCATTAGGCGGCGTTACGATTGACTCAGCTGTATCTGTGGTTGTGGTTACTTATGAATCTGGTCcacatataatgttttattggcCAGATGGAGATTTCAGCCCAAGTACAATCCCTGGAAGTAGTATTGTAATGGCCGCTACTGTATCCTTATTAACTGCCAATTGCTTAACTACTTGGACAACGTCATCAGATTCTGGATACAGCTATTTAACGTCAAAATATATg gGTGGAAAAAATAAAGTCATTAGAGAATTTATGCCTGGTCGAAACGAAACATTTTCACGTGATATTCGCATTGCAGTAACATTGCCAAataaaattaaccaaaataCAGATTACTTACTGAAACTTAATGTCCACTGTGCTTCTTTGAAGCATTCAATGTTTGGAGTAGTACCGGTTTCAATAGTTGCTCCACCACGACCATTCAAATTAGAA GTAACGCCAAAAGAAGGAATTGGTATTTTTActaagttcaaattttacacCGATACTGCATATGATAGAAAATCTAGTCACCCAATCCGATATAGTTTTGGATTTTATCTACCAATATTTACATCCGTTCCAATATACTTTTACACATCAACTTTTAGGTTACAAACAGAAACAATTCTCCCGTCAa TAAATTTGGATACAATATCAAggattaaaactattttaaaagtatGCAATGTTTACGATAGTTGTAGTACGATTGAAGGTCCAGAAATATCTGTCCATCATCCAACACAGGTTTCAGATGAAGATATAAC gTTCTTTGTACAAAAATACAGTCGAATGTTAATGAAACAAATGCTAACTGAATCGGAAGCATATTTATTCACATATATGACAACATTAAAAACTCTCAAAACTGAAGTATATGAAAAAACGTCCAATGaactatttaatgttatttcaaCGCATATCAATAACAACATCATAGAAAG cgtGTCCTACGGGATAGAATACATTCCATTTGGTCTGGCACTTTTAGATTCAATTTCTCGTACGTTTTTTGTACTtccaaagtttaataatataattgtttcacAATCGTTAGTATCATTACGAGATCGGATATACGCAAGAATAATAG cCTACGATAATGCACCAACGTCAAATTCTGTAAATAACATgagatacataataaaaaatgtgaattctaatatgcataatatttactcGCAAACAGAGATAAACACCGAAGTG GtgaaatcatttttacaaatctCAGAAATCGTTATTCTAAACAAGGACGATGGACCTGATGGattaaatgaaaagaaaaaattgattgATAGTGTTGAAAATTATGCTAAACACGTTTGTTTGACATTAAACGAAGAACAAGAAATATATGTGG gaTCATTAGTTGGAAGTTTTAGCGTACGTCAAGTAAGCGGAGTCAGTTCAATAGAACCTTATATTGTGATGCCTAATTGTAATTCGGATTTCcacaaaaaatgtatcaaacaaaaatctaag gttatgatcaataaaaacatttttttatctcataGAACTGAGTTTCCATTATGTTTTATGGGTTTTCACTTCTATGACGACTTTTTCACCCAAGTGTATGGTAATAAAGGGCAATTTCTTAAAag GCATAGCGGATTATATGGATTTCATATTATGAAGATGAATAATAGAAAATCTAGCTATGAAAGTGTAGTATCAAAACCAtcgaatatattaaatttgatagaaATTCCATTACAATCGACAACTGATACCCAACTAGAA TGTAGATATTGGAACGGTGTATTAGGTTGGACTAATGAAGGATGTAAGTTTCTTGGTGTCATCACAAAATCATCTAATCAATTTGCTACTTGTGAATGTCCGGCATTCAAATATTACGG aatattttctatagacgtaacaaatattttattcgataatTCTGTATCGGATTCAACACACAATACAGtcgtatatgataataaaaataagaaccaatttttcaataattcttCGATTACTCAAAGATCTCTTTCTGATATATGTGTAGCTTTCaa AGTAAATGGGGATCCTGCTGATTTGTATGATCAGAATCTTAGGGATTTAGAAAATTCTTTAAGTCGACAACTGACAGAAAAAATTATATCGCTTTCTTCAGTTTTGAAAGAATTGAAATTGATTATga gtgAACCGATGTATATAActttacatttaatacaaaatgtaaatattactacGGATGAATCTATTCACGACCTTGTTAAAAAACTAGCTGATGGATCTTTAATTGTATATGACTTGCATAGATTTAGGTTATATGTGCCAGAACAACCATTACGAATTATCCAGCCACGTAGCttag agtttagCGAAACGGGAAAAAATATTGCTTTGTTCTTCGCCATATTTGTTGCTTTTCTCGCCTGTTTTGTGTTTGgttcaatattattcaaacggCATCAACTTCTTACCGAAATTTCAGACGTTCAA caaaatgtaagaaaaatagATCCTATAAGACGACCAAAGTATAAGAAATTGGAATCCACTGAATTAATTGAACAAAATACATCCTCAGAACAAAGATTTCGccattttaataaca atgTAGAACTTTCAGACTCTGGTATTACTCTACATTCTGATAGAACACAAATCAATTTACTACAGCAACTTCATTAG